The Leptolyngbya sp. CCY15150 genome contains a region encoding:
- the cdaA gene encoding diadenylate cyclase CdaA, with translation MGSLLTQWLPKLGWTSSLLVTIIDISLVLVLTYIVLIFIKERRTLWMVRGLVVLMLSAALSQSLGLRLLHFVLEKLVIGSAVAMAFIMQAEFRRFLEQLGRGELDQLFRSSDEAVPKPDSVIDEIVDAVKELSQNRTGALLILETSRPIDERDFSVPGVRLNAEVSKELLQTIFQTTTPLHDGAVLIRGSRVTAAGIILPISERTASRQLGTRHRAAMGITERVENCLCVVVSEETGSISLAERGTLNRPLTSSKLRELLRTQFTQSVERESVAPQLRSLGRQLVHQGMVLVSRLLRLSSSASREKK, from the coding sequence ATGGGATCTCTGCTGACGCAATGGCTACCAAAACTAGGCTGGACCTCGTCTTTGCTGGTGACCATCATTGACATTAGTTTAGTTCTGGTCCTCACCTATATTGTTCTGATTTTCATCAAAGAACGTCGCACGTTGTGGATGGTTCGAGGTCTGGTTGTACTCATGCTGTCGGCAGCCTTGAGTCAGTCGCTTGGGCTGCGTCTACTCCACTTTGTGTTAGAAAAGTTGGTGATCGGATCCGCCGTAGCCATGGCATTTATCATGCAGGCTGAGTTTCGTCGCTTCCTAGAACAATTGGGACGGGGAGAACTAGACCAGCTATTTCGCTCATCAGACGAGGCTGTTCCTAAACCAGACAGCGTTATTGATGAAATTGTTGATGCGGTCAAAGAGTTATCGCAAAACCGTACAGGGGCACTCTTAATCTTAGAAACTAGCCGCCCAATTGATGAACGAGATTTTTCCGTGCCTGGCGTTCGTTTGAATGCTGAAGTATCGAAAGAACTGCTGCAAACTATTTTTCAAACCACAACCCCTCTTCATGATGGAGCAGTCCTCATTCGGGGATCACGGGTGACAGCGGCAGGGATCATCCTGCCCATTTCTGAACGGACGGCTTCTCGCCAATTGGGTACCCGCCATCGGGCAGCCATGGGCATTACCGAACGTGTGGAAAATTGTCTCTGTGTCGTTGTATCAGAAGAAACAGGGTCGATTTCGCTGGCGGAACGCGGTACGCTCAATCGCCCACTCACAAGCAGCAAATTGCGAGAGCTCTTGCGCACTCAGTTTACGCAGTCAGTGGAGCGGGAGTCGGTTGCGCCGCAGTTGCGAAGTCTTGGACGCCAGTTGGTTCATCAGGGTATGGTGCTGGTGTCTCGCTTACTTCGGTTGTCATCATCAGCTTCTCGGGAGAAAAAATGA
- the rimI gene encoding ribosomal protein S18-alanine N-acetyltransferase: MPCVELHPLTTQHLADVVRLDHLCFGGLWTQEGYQREVISPNSDLLMLQRSPSDTSDDDPSDPTLIGVACCWAILDEAHITLLGIHPRYQRQGLGQAALLTLLSLARHRGLQWATLEVRDSNQAARSLYAHYGFHEVGRRRRYYADTGEDALILWCKGLQTDDFGDRLQHDWQQVHQRLQQHGWQLTSSVGAIAPFLQPENGAP, translated from the coding sequence ATGCCCTGCGTAGAACTTCATCCCCTGACAACCCAGCACTTAGCAGATGTTGTCCGCCTGGATCACCTTTGTTTTGGCGGATTATGGACGCAGGAGGGCTATCAACGAGAGGTCATCAGCCCCAATAGCGATTTACTGATGCTGCAGCGATCGCCCTCTGACACCTCAGACGATGACCCATCTGACCCTACCCTGATTGGCGTTGCCTGCTGCTGGGCCATCCTCGACGAAGCTCACATCACTCTATTGGGCATCCATCCCCGCTATCAACGGCAGGGCTTAGGACAGGCGGCTTTGCTGACGCTTCTCTCCCTAGCGCGCCATCGCGGCCTGCAGTGGGCCACCCTAGAAGTTCGTGATTCCAACCAAGCAGCGCGCTCCCTCTATGCTCACTACGGCTTCCATGAAGTGGGACGGCGGCGACGCTACTATGCCGACACTGGAGAGGATGCGCTGATTTTATGGTGCAAGGGTTTGCAAACGGATGACTTTGGCGATCGCCTCCAGCACGACTGGCAGCAGGTTCACCAACGCCTGCAGCAGCACGGCTGGCAGTTGACGAGTTCTGTGGGGGCGATCGCCCCTTTTTTACAGCCTGAGAACGGAGCACCGTGA
- the lysA gene encoding diaminopimelate decarboxylase encodes MVSTPAASLQNSCQFLPEWTVEDPSPNQFLMPLTAAVNSQDHLTIGGCDVVDLVQQFGSPLYILDEQTLRTACRQYRDGFRHYYPGESLVIYASKAWNCLAVCAIAASEGLGIDIVSGGELYTALQAGVPSDRLYFHGNNKSRDELQQAVVANCTIVVDNWFELETLVAIAANTEAPVRIMLRLTPGIECHTHDYIRTGHIDSKFGFDPDQLDEVFTFVAQQPGLDCAGLHAHIGSQIFELNPHQDLTDVMAGWLDKAAQAGLPVRELDIGGGLGIRYTESDDPPSIHDWIQVICEGVVRACETRQLPLPKLIAEPGRSLIGSACVTAYTVGSQKVVPNLRTYVTVDGGMSDNPRPITYQSLYRAVAASQMSAPLTETVAIAGKHCESGDIIIQETTLPTTQPGDTLVILGTGAYNYSMASNYNRVPRPSAVLVQDGEASIILQRETYLDLIRQDRLPNRLAIASE; translated from the coding sequence ATGGTCTCGACCCCTGCCGCTAGTCTTCAAAATAGTTGCCAATTTTTGCCTGAATGGACGGTTGAAGATCCATCGCCCAATCAATTTTTGATGCCGCTGACGGCGGCGGTCAACAGCCAAGATCACCTCACCATCGGTGGCTGTGACGTTGTGGATCTGGTTCAACAGTTTGGTTCACCGCTCTACATTTTGGATGAACAGACCCTGCGTACGGCCTGCCGTCAATACCGGGATGGGTTTCGGCACTATTATCCTGGCGAGTCGCTGGTCATTTATGCCTCCAAAGCCTGGAACTGTCTGGCGGTTTGTGCGATCGCTGCCAGTGAAGGTCTAGGCATCGACATCGTTTCCGGCGGAGAACTCTACACGGCCCTCCAAGCCGGTGTCCCTAGCGATCGCCTCTATTTCCACGGCAACAATAAGAGCCGCGATGAACTGCAGCAGGCTGTGGTTGCTAACTGCACCATCGTGGTGGATAACTGGTTTGAGCTAGAGACCCTGGTGGCGATCGCCGCTAACACCGAAGCTCCCGTGCGGATCATGCTGCGCCTGACGCCGGGCATCGAGTGCCACACCCACGACTACATTCGCACCGGGCACATCGACAGCAAATTTGGTTTTGATCCCGATCAGTTGGATGAAGTATTTACTTTTGTGGCCCAGCAGCCTGGCCTAGACTGTGCCGGGCTGCATGCCCACATTGGCTCTCAGATTTTTGAACTCAATCCCCACCAAGATTTAACCGATGTGATGGCTGGCTGGCTAGACAAGGCGGCCCAAGCTGGTCTGCCGGTGCGGGAACTGGACATTGGCGGTGGTCTGGGCATTCGCTACACCGAGTCCGACGATCCGCCGAGCATCCATGACTGGATCCAGGTGATCTGCGAAGGCGTGGTACGGGCCTGTGAAACCAGGCAACTGCCTCTGCCCAAGCTGATTGCAGAACCAGGGCGATCGCTAATTGGTTCTGCCTGCGTCACCGCCTACACCGTCGGCAGCCAGAAAGTGGTTCCCAATCTTCGCACCTATGTGACCGTGGATGGCGGCATGTCCGATAACCCTCGCCCGATCACCTATCAATCCCTCTACCGAGCGGTCGCCGCCAGCCAGATGTCGGCCCCTCTCACCGAAACCGTCGCGATCGCTGGCAAGCACTGCGAATCCGGTGACATCATTATCCAAGAAACCACCCTACCTACAACCCAACCGGGTGATACCCTCGTCATCCTAGGCACAGGGGCCTACAATTACAGCATGGCATCCAACTACAACCGGGTCCCCCGGCCATCGGCGGTGCTCGTACAGGATGGCGAGGCAAGTATCATCCTGCAACGCGAAACTTACCTAGATTTGATCCGTCAGGATCGACTACCCAATCGACTGGCGATCGCAAGCGAATGA